In Anthonomus grandis grandis chromosome 5, icAntGran1.3, whole genome shotgun sequence, the following are encoded in one genomic region:
- the LOC126736937 gene encoding pentatricopeptide repeat-containing protein 2, mitochondrial-like — protein sequence MANTLFTVLRKSVSIHYLARNNNLGLAALYAQDIRQLFVKTAMGLDTFEQQREKVKAQMTNISDKFKEKMAEIVTSDSPNMVFTEDLKNMVHLADDDKDIELSIKMLKKYNKQNKSLRFGNYIFGPVVMRMLYIHNKADLALESFKSPDLSRMFDQYISYQLLLDLLYENQRYKDILDVFENIKETQLDGQQYPKNSLVLVLAACYKMNNQEALDYALNLWVELNKVGHNPMRRATTFCAGLALNQKKPDVALEILQSAKNQNYTTVRNLKVACLADIGRIYDIIPILKEVLNEDVLPAQKQTSTFNRDVLDLVEKALQKTDNSELTVEFTRLVQQLEKLGHISDTPLENQLCSEIQKPPINRSQGYQQYEQNFQYRSQDQSLNRNYEPRRQPKYQRQKLHRPGLTDLV from the exons atattcgACAGCTGTTTGTTAAGACAGCTATGGGGCTGGATACATTTGAACAGCAAAGAGAAAAAGTAAAAGCTCAAATGACTAAtataagtgacaaatttaaagagaaaatGGCTGAGATTGTGACTTCAGATTCTCCAAATATGGTCTTCACTGAAGATCTTAAAAATATGGTGCATTTGGCAGATGATGATAAAGATATTGAATTAtcaattaaaatgttaaaaaa ataTAACAAGCAAAATAAGTCACTTAGGTTTGGAAACTATATCTTTGGACCAGTTGTTATGAGAATGCTTTATATTCATAATAAAGCAGATTTAGCTCTAGAA TCTTTTAAATCGCCAGATCTTTCCCGCATGTTCGACCAATATATTAGTTATCAATTACTCTTAGATTTATTGTATGAAAACCAGAGATACAAAGATATTCTagatgtttttgaaaatataaaagaaacacAATTGGATGGTCAACAGTACCCAAAGAATAGTTTAGTACTAGTTCTAGCTGCTTGTTATAAAATG aacaaCCAGGAAGCTCTTGACTATGCCTTAAATCTGTGGGTTGAACTAAATAAAGTAGGCCATAATCCTATGAGAAGAGCAACTACTTTTTGTGCAGGACTTGctttaaatcaaaagaaaccGGATGTTGCCCTAGAAATATTGCAATCtgccaaaaatcaaaactatacCACAGTTAGGAACCTAAAGGTTGCTTGTTTGGCTGATATTGGGAGAATTTACGATATCATTCCCATTCTCAAGGAAGTTCTGAATGAGGACGTCCTTCCTG ctcAAAAACAAACTAGTACATTCAACAGGGATGTGTTAGACTTAGTGGAAAAGGCATTACAGAAAACTGATAATTCTGAGTTAACAGTAGAATTTACCAGACTGGTGCAACAATTGGAAAAATTAGGACATATATCGGATACG CCCCTAGAGAATCAACTCTGCAGTGAAATCCAGAAGCCACCAATCAACAGGAGTCAAGGTTATCAACAGTATGAACAGAACTTCCAATATAGAAGTCAAGATCAGAGCCTTAATAGAAATTATGAGCCAAGAAGGCAACCAAAATACCAGAGGCAGAAACTCCACAGACCAGGACTTACCGATTTAGTATAA